In Mytilus galloprovincialis chromosome 1, xbMytGall1.hap1.1, whole genome shotgun sequence, the following are encoded in one genomic region:
- the LOC143045876 gene encoding uncharacterized protein LOC143045876 — protein sequence MTEPTPKKRRSTSNTGRFEHCRKVLAKYACLEQSLFDYANFAILKIRDCNASQNYFFTSAKCNIVEIAENHEVPLLLKFTDIFSKGIQLLTAAEKNTPVLDENKKTAVMLLASYLEDIVQHEKSLRKVIYLVAEEKKKEKSLDNDITIAFADHLLGKLAPGNFYTIDSHLKTSPKCRCGYAHCKQDSNFGCTGIGNVNAWHGFVDVVSNKGSPDSVGVVVATSDDDEDETDNINSFTNGKEDVIGSEDQGVAQTIVFSFIQRKRHPTLCSLIPNILISSSYFRIIMYDSVHDILLCTAPIPLFATNEKKKLITASVVILWMVLHHRQFCEGIKTNMIDDLDNIKLNFKEQAKDKYDLYLNLSDVGIRSFPSMYKKCYPSSDSIYGGRTITQ from the exons ATGACAGAACCGACTCCGAAGAAAAGGCGCAGTACCAGCAACACTGGACGATTTGAGCACTGTAGGAAAGTGCTTGCGAAGTATGCTTGCTTAGAACAATCGCTCTTTGACTATgcaaattttgctattttgaaaATACGTGATTGCAACGCATCACAAAACTATTTCTTTACGAGCGCAAAGTGTAACATTGTAGAAATAGCAGAAAATCATGAAGTTCCTTTGTTATTAAAGTTTACTGATATATTCAGCAAAGGGATTCAGTTACTCACTGCTGCAGAGAAAAATACACCTGTACTAGATGAAAACAAAAAGACAGCAGTTATGTTACTAGCTAGTTATTTAGAAGATATTG taCAACATGAAAAAAGTCTCAGAAAAGTAATATATCTAGTAgctgaagaaaagaaaaaagagaaaTCTTTGGACAATGACATAACTATTGCCTTTGCAGATCATCTTCTAGGGAAACTTGCACCAGGGAACTTCTATACAATTGATTCACATTTGAAAACATCACCAAAATGCAGGTGTGGATATGCTCACTGTAAACAAGACTCAAACTTTGGTTGCACTGGAATag GTAATGTTAATGCATGGCATGGTTTCGTTGATGTGGTATCTAACAAAGGATCACCAGATAGTGTTGGTGTTGTTGTAGCGACCTCTGATG aTGATGAAGATGAAACAGATAATATAAACAGTTTTACTAACGGGAAAGAAGATGTTATTGGATCTGAGGATCAAGGGGTTGCACAAAcaattgtattttcttttattcagaGAAAGAGACATCCAACATTATGTAGTCTAATACCAAATATCTTGATATCTTCAAGTTATTTCAGAATCATTATGTATGATTCAGTTCATGACATTCTGCTCTGCACTGCACCAATACCATTATTTGCAACCAATGAAAAGAAAAAACTTATCACTGCATCAGTTGTTATTCTGTGGATGGTGTTGCATCATAGACAGTTTTGTGAgggaataaaaacaaatatgattgatGATCTAGAcaatatcaaattaaattttaaagaacAAGCAAAGGATAAATATGATCTCTATTTGAATTTATCAGATGTTGGTATCCGCTCCTTTCCTTCCATGTATAAAAAGTGTTACCCAAGCAGTGATTCTATCTATGGTGGTAGAACTATAACTCAATGA